In Gossypium hirsutum isolate 1008001.06 chromosome D06, Gossypium_hirsutum_v2.1, whole genome shotgun sequence, one genomic interval encodes:
- the LOC107901344 gene encoding triphosphate tunnel metalloenzyme 3: MEVEVKLRLQDASAYRQLTSILSPFHSKTLHQENLFFDTPTNTLSSQLSVLRLRFLNKDARCIVSLKSKPTLVDGVSRVAEDEEELDPCSARACVEDPARLGKIESRILKRVKEEFGVGEEVGFVCLGGFENKREVFNWKNLKLEVDETKYGFGICYELECESEDPDGVKKLLEEFLKENGIGYSYSKMTKFAVFRSGKLP; encoded by the coding sequence ATGGAAGTCGAAGTCAAACTCCGCCTCCAGGACGCCTCCGCCTACCGTCAATTAACCTCCATCCTTTCTCCTTTCCACTCCAAAACCCTCCATCAAGAAAACCTCTTCTTCGACACCCCAACCAATACTCTTTCCTCTCAACTTTCCGTTCTTCGCCTCCGCTTCCTCAACAAGGACGCCCGCTGCATCGTTTCCCTCAAATCCAAACCTACTCTGGTAGATGGTGTCAGCCGCGTGGCGGAAGATGAGGAGGAACTAGATCCGTGTTCTGCACGCGCTTGCGTGGAGGACCCGGCAAGGTTGGGGAAGATCGAGTCGAGGATTTTGAAGAGGGTTAAAGAGGAATTTGGGGTTGGGGAAGAAGTGGGATTTGTTTGTTTAGGTGGGTTTGAGAATAAACGAGAGGTTTTTAATTGGAAAAATCTGAAGCTGGAAGTGGATGAGACTAAGTATGGTTTTGGGATATGTTATGAGCTGGAATGTGAAAGTGAGGATCCTGATGGCGTTAAGAAATTGCTTGAGGAGTTCTTGAAGGAAAATGGGATTGGTTATTCCTACTCTAAGATGACAAAGTTTGCTGTTTTTAGGTCTGGGAAATTGCCTTAG